A single Lactuca sativa cultivar Salinas chromosome 8, Lsat_Salinas_v11, whole genome shotgun sequence DNA region contains:
- the LOC111918331 gene encoding transcription factor MYB14, translating to MVRSPCCERMGLKKGPWTHEEDQILIDYIKKYGHDNWRALPKLAGLLRCGKSCRLRWTNYLNPDIKRGNFTREEEQTIIQLHAAIGNRWSAIAAQLPGRTDNEIKNVWHTHLKKRVHEAENQCQASNFQQQKIKLEEYIELSPTSSSIKSSDINSDHAHDQTSDSQLNSPNCEISSVITTDKGDMQVLGRLQEMDNDLWSEIFSGENSGELTVMEAGYKYTSSMNDDMQFWFNVFTRGEELLEF from the exons ATGGTTAGATCCCCGTGTTGCGAGAGGATGGGGTTGAAGAAAGGCCCATGGACACACGAAGAAGATCAGATCCTCATCGACTACATTAAAAAGTATGGCCATGACAACTGGCGCGCTCTCCCTAAACTAGCTG GTTTGTTAAGATGCGGGAAAAGTTGCAGGCTTAGATGGACTAATTATCTCAATCCAGATATTAAAAGGGGTAACTTTACTAGAGAAGAAGAACAAACCATCATACAATTGCATGCAGCCATAGGAAATAG ATGGTCAGCAATTGCAGCACAATTACCGGGACGTACGGATAACGAAATTAAAAATGTTTGGCACACTCACTTAAAGAAGAGAGTTCATGAGGCTGAGAACCAATGTCAAGCCTCAAATTTTCAGCAACAAAAGATCAAATTAGAAGAGTACATTGAGTTATCACCGACGTCCTCCTCTATAAAATCATCAGATATTAATTCTGATCATGCTCATGATCAGACTAGTGACAGTCAACTCAATTCTCCTAACTGTGAGATTTCTTCAGTTATCACCACGGATAAAGGTGACATGCAAGTTTTGGGACGTTTACAAGAAATGGATAATGACTTATGGTCAGAGATTTTCTCAGGTGAAAACTCCGGTGAGTTAACGGTGATGGAAGCAGGTTACAAATACACGTCAAGCATGAATGATGACATGCAGTTTTGGTTCAATGTATTTACGAGAGGGGAGGAGTTATTAGAATTCTAA